The following are from one region of the Populus trichocarpa isolate Nisqually-1 chromosome 8, P.trichocarpa_v4.1, whole genome shotgun sequence genome:
- the LOC18101398 gene encoding DNA-damage-repair/toleration protein DRT111, chloroplastic gives MKKRRELDVLGRMNLTQNLVATFFSPFVAAATVLPDEVAPQPELVRVNSVVVEEYDPTRPNDYEDYRREKKRKAMEAERLREIERRTQEEEEERERERDRDRDVNIFGEEAWRRRAAMSGGTVGLGVGAGGQMTAAQRMMAKMGWKEGQGLGKQEQGIMTSLMAKKTDRRAAVIVNASEKKVKSVNFNGTPPTWVLLLRQQVQ, from the exons ATGAAAAAAAGGCGAGAGCTCGATGTGCTTGGACGAATGAATCTTACCCAGAACCTGGTAGCGACATTCT TTTCTCCGTTCGTGGCGGCGGCGACTGTGCTACCCGATGAGGTGGCTCCGCAACCGGAACTGGTAAGGGTGAATTCGGTGGTTGTTGAGGAGTATGATCCAACCAGGCCGAATGATTATGAAGATTATaggagggagaaaaaaaggaaggcgATGGAAGCGGAGAGGTTGAGGGAGATTGAGAGGAGGAcgcaagaggaggaggaggagagggagagggagagggataGGGACAGGGATGTGAATATTTTTGGGGAGGAAGCATGGAGAAGGCGTGCTGCCATGAGTGGAG GGACGGTAGGGTTGGGAGTTGGTGCTGGTGGACAAATGACTGCGGCGCAGAGGATGATGGCGAAGATGGGGTGGAAGGAAGGGCAAGGATTGGGGAAACAGGAGCAAGGGATTATGACGTCATTGATGGCGAAGAAGACTGATAGGAGAGCTGCGGTTATAGTGAATGCTAGTGAGAAGAAGGTGAAGAGTGTGAATTTCAATGGAACTCCTCCAACTTGGGTTTTGCTCCTTAGACAGCAGGTGCAATAG